The Longimicrobium sp. genome contains the following window.
CGTGCCGGGTGCGGGCCTCTCCGTGGCCGACCTGGTCACCGGCTACGGCCTGGCCCGCGCGGTGATCGCCTTCCACGAGGCGCGGGGGCGGAGCGTGGCCGGCCGGCGCGTGCTGCTGGAGGGCTTCGGCGCGGTGGGCGGGCCGTGCGCGCTGTACCTGGCCCGCGCGGGCGCTGCGATCGTCGGCATCGCCGACCGCGAGAAGACGTTCGTGGTCCCCGCAGGCCTCGGCGCGGCGGAGACGGAGGCGCTGCTCGTGGCGCGCGGCGACGACAAGCTCCTCCCCGACGACCCGCGCTGCGACCGCGACGGCGACCGGAGGGCGTTCCACGCCGTGGCCGCCGACGTGTTCGTGGCGGCGGCGGCCTCGGAGACGCTCGACGAGGAGGCGCTCGGGCGGCTGCGGCGCCAGGGGGTGGAGATCATCGCCTGCGGCGCCAACCAGCCGTTCCGCGAGGCCGACCTGGGGCACACCCGCGTGCAGCGCGCGGCCGACCGGCGCTTCAGCGTGATCCCCGACGTGGTGGCCAACTGCGGGATGGCGCGCGCCTTCAGCTTCCTGATGGCCGAGGCGGAAAGCGCCGACCCCGCGCCCGTCTTCCGGGCGGTGGACCGCACCGTGACCGGCGCGCTGCTGGAGATCCTCTCCCGGGGCGGCGGCCGCCCCACGGGGCTCCTGGGCGCCGCCTTCGCCCACGCGCTGGACCGGGTGGCGCCGTGACCGGCGCGCCAATCACAGACCTTGACCCCGGGCGTTCCCGACTACATTAGTTTCTACGCCCCACCCTCACCCGTACCCCGAAGGACAACGCATGATGG
Protein-coding sequences here:
- a CDS encoding Glu/Leu/Phe/Val dehydrogenase dimerization domain-containing protein — encoded protein: METGTAPARAEAAWRRYADYLRRPPLLVVEWNDAETGARGWLVINSLRGGAAGGGTRMRAGLTRREVTYLAKTMELKFSFSGPPIGGAKSGIDFDPADPRKDGVLRRWFRAISPYLGRCYGTGGDLNVDEVRDVIPCCAEIGLSHPQEGVVRGHLRPGGERLAQVHAALDGGVRAVVDHPEYGVPGAGLSVADLVTGYGLARAVIAFHEARGRSVAGRRVLLEGFGAVGGPCALYLARAGAAIVGIADREKTFVVPAGLGAAETEALLVARGDDKLLPDDPRCDRDGDRRAFHAVAADVFVAAAASETLDEEALGRLRRQGVEIIACGANQPFREADLGHTRVQRAADRRFSVIPDVVANCGMARAFSFLMAEAESADPAPVFRAVDRTVTGALLEILSRGGGRPTGLLGAAFAHALDRVAP